One window of Jannaschia sp. CCS1 genomic DNA carries:
- the addB gene encoding double-strand break repair protein AddB, whose protein sequence is MFDTSTTARVFATPLGVDFCAALIDGLDRALSGQGPEALARVEIHVANARMQRRLQTLYIRRGPGLLPRIRPVLSLSETADLEGLPPAMSPLALRLELAQLIGKLIDANPDLAPRAALYDLADSLADFMGEMVEEGVTPDTIASLDMGEHSEHWTRARDFLGIAQQVIATGDRPTPEGRQAAVVDRLIAQWRINPPTHPVIVAGSTGSRRATFRLMEAVAHLPQGAVILPGIDRDMPGAIWRGLLDGRRSGLAGEDHPQYRLAKLLDAVGMDPATVPLWGRATPAVPARNAVVSLALRPAPVTNQWRTEGPKLTDVSGAMAGVTLLEAPSPQMEATAIALRMRKGVADGQRVALVTPDRRLARKVTAQLDRWRILPDDSAGQVLAQTAPGRFLRQVAEMLCGPVTAEAMVALLKNPLCNSGPDRGNHLRRTVDLELQLLRKGLTFPTRAALMDWAAARKDDVDTTAWVTWLADHLLEPVETAALPLAERVALHKSRADALAAGVDQTTTHELYKQEPGEKAETLLRELQAVADTGGAMSARDYADFFTALAHDREVRFALRPHADVLIWGTQEARVQGADVTILAGLNEGTWPQAASADPWLNRPLRADAGLRLPDRVIGLSAHDFQQGIAGGEVWLSRAKRDDETDTVPARWLNRLVNLLGGASDASSQALTDMQARGAEWLTLADTLSTPDARETPAPRPAPAPQNITRLTALSVTDIERLIRDPYAIYAARMLNLRALDPLRASPDARLRGTVFHRIMEQFITATPTDLPEDAGQVFMGLAGDILAQDAPWPAARHLWRHRLQTILPWYLAQEASFRALAEPWVLEERKDWHVPGLGMTLSGIADRIDSLPDGRVAIYDYKTGNLPTDRMEIAYNKQLLLLALMGRGGAFADRPLDVARLAYVGLGTKPEIRAQDFDDGLLDETFKGLRELITHYRQPLVGFPSRRSPKQTTYAGDYDHLARLGEWDETMDAVVIPVGGRADG, encoded by the coding sequence ATGTTTGACACGTCCACCACCGCGCGCGTCTTCGCCACGCCTTTGGGTGTCGACTTTTGCGCCGCGCTCATCGACGGGCTTGATCGGGCGCTGAGCGGCCAAGGCCCCGAGGCGCTCGCGCGGGTGGAGATCCACGTCGCCAATGCCCGGATGCAGCGCCGGTTGCAGACGCTCTACATCCGGCGCGGGCCAGGGCTTTTGCCCCGCATCCGGCCCGTCCTGTCGCTCTCCGAGACGGCGGATCTGGAGGGATTGCCCCCTGCCATGTCACCGCTGGCCCTGCGACTGGAGCTGGCGCAACTGATCGGCAAACTGATCGACGCCAACCCTGATCTTGCACCCCGCGCGGCCCTTTATGATCTTGCTGACAGCCTTGCGGATTTCATGGGCGAAATGGTGGAGGAAGGGGTCACGCCCGATACCATCGCGAGTCTCGATATGGGCGAGCATTCCGAGCATTGGACCCGCGCACGGGATTTCCTCGGCATCGCACAGCAGGTCATCGCGACGGGCGACCGCCCCACGCCGGAAGGGCGACAGGCCGCTGTCGTTGATCGCCTCATTGCTCAGTGGCGGATCAACCCACCGACCCATCCGGTGATCGTCGCAGGCTCCACCGGCTCGCGGCGCGCGACCTTTCGGCTGATGGAGGCGGTGGCGCACTTGCCCCAGGGCGCGGTGATCCTGCCCGGCATCGACCGGGACATGCCCGGTGCCATCTGGCGCGGGCTGCTGGACGGGCGGCGCAGTGGTCTGGCGGGGGAGGATCACCCGCAATACCGGCTCGCCAAACTGTTGGATGCGGTGGGGATGGACCCGGCGACGGTACCGCTCTGGGGCCGTGCCACGCCTGCCGTTCCGGCTCGCAATGCCGTCGTCTCCCTCGCCCTGCGCCCCGCGCCGGTGACCAACCAATGGCGGACGGAGGGTCCAAAACTGACCGATGTAAGCGGGGCCATGGCAGGCGTCACCCTGCTGGAGGCGCCGTCGCCGCAGATGGAGGCCACCGCCATAGCATTGCGGATGCGCAAGGGCGTTGCCGACGGTCAGCGCGTGGCGCTTGTCACGCCCGACCGCAGGCTGGCCCGCAAGGTGACGGCACAATTGGACCGCTGGCGCATCTTGCCCGATGACAGCGCGGGGCAGGTGTTGGCCCAGACCGCGCCGGGCCGCTTCCTGCGCCAGGTCGCCGAAATGCTATGCGGTCCCGTCACCGCGGAGGCGATGGTCGCGCTGTTGAAAAACCCGCTCTGCAATTCAGGCCCCGACCGGGGCAATCATCTGCGCCGCACGGTGGACCTTGAATTGCAACTCCTGCGCAAGGGCCTCACCTTTCCCACCCGCGCAGCCCTGATGGACTGGGCCGCAGCGCGCAAGGATGACGTCGACACGACGGCTTGGGTGACCTGGCTGGCAGATCACCTGTTGGAACCGGTGGAAACGGCCGCCCTGCCGTTGGCCGAGCGCGTCGCGCTGCACAAATCCCGCGCAGATGCGCTGGCGGCGGGCGTCGATCAGACGACCACGCACGAATTGTACAAGCAGGAACCCGGCGAAAAAGCAGAGACCCTTCTGCGAGAACTTCAGGCCGTGGCCGATACGGGCGGCGCCATGTCCGCCCGCGATTACGCTGATTTCTTCACCGCGCTGGCCCATGACCGGGAGGTTCGATTTGCCCTGCGCCCCCATGCCGATGTCCTGATCTGGGGCACGCAGGAGGCCCGCGTTCAGGGCGCGGATGTCACCATCCTCGCGGGTCTGAACGAGGGGACCTGGCCCCAGGCTGCCAGCGCTGATCCGTGGCTGAACCGCCCGCTGCGCGCCGATGCCGGGCTGCGTCTGCCGGACCGGGTCATCGGTCTGTCCGCCCATGATTTCCAGCAGGGCATCGCTGGGGGTGAGGTTTGGCTGAGCCGCGCCAAGCGCGATGATGAGACCGATACCGTCCCGGCCCGTTGGCTAAACCGTCTGGTCAATCTTCTGGGCGGCGCAAGCGATGCATCCAGCCAGGCGCTGACCGATATGCAAGCGCGGGGGGCGGAGTGGCTGACGCTGGCCGACACGCTCTCCACCCCCGATGCCCGCGAAACACCTGCGCCCCGACCCGCCCCCGCGCCGCAGAATATCACCCGCCTCACCGCCCTGTCCGTCACGGATATCGAGCGGTTGATCCGCGATCCCTATGCCATTTACGCGGCCCGAATGCTCAACCTGCGCGCGCTCGACCCTCTCCGCGCCAGCCCCGACGCCCGCCTGCGCGGCACCGTCTTCCACCGGATCATGGAGCAGTTCATCACCGCCACGCCCACCGACCTGCCCGAGGATGCGGGTCAGGTGTTCATGGGTCTAGCCGGGGACATTCTTGCACAAGATGCCCCCTGGCCCGCCGCCCGCCATTTGTGGCGGCATCGGTTGCAAACAATCCTGCCCTGGTATCTGGCGCAGGAGGCGTCGTTTCGCGCGTTAGCGGAGCCTTGGGTGCTAGAGGAGCGCAAGGACTGGCACGTCCCCGGCCTCGGCATGACCCTGAGCGGCATCGCGGACCGGATCGACAGCCTGCCCGATGGACGCGTGGCGATTTATGACTACAAGACCGGCAATCTGCCCACCGACAGGATGGAAATCGCCTATAACAAGCAGCTGCTTTTGCTGGCCCTGATGGGGCGCGGTGGGGCGTTTGCCGACCGCCCGCTGGATGTGGCGCGGCTGGCCTATGTGGGCCTTGGCACCAAGCCAGAGATCCGTGCGCAGGACTTCGATGACGGCCTGCTGGACGAGACGTTCAAAGGGCTGCGGGAGCTGATTACCCATTACCGCCAACCCCTTGTGGGGTTCCCGTCGCGCCGTTCTCCGAAGCAAACCACCTATGCGGGCGACTATGATCATCTGGCGCGGTTGGGCGAATGGGATGAGACGATGGACGCCGTGGTGATCCCGGTTGGGGGGCGCGCCGATGGATGA
- the addA gene encoding double-strand break repair helicase AddA, with translation MDDATRAQTRAADPATSTWLGANAGSGKTRVLTDRVARLLLDGVPPERILCLTYTKAAAMEMQNRLFSRLGTWAMKDDAALRDTLGAIGVGGLTPELLDTARTLFARAIEAPGGLKIQTIHSFCASVLRRFPLEARVSPAFTEIDERVQARLLADLLDDMADTEAGRAALDFIAPYLSGDDSAVALARSVAGKAEALMPAADWDTICDFAGISPTLAEDDVFATALTGDEADLFQILRTHLDPTVKTQVKLGQDLAGLDLDTPTPATLKELERIFLFGPTAKTPFTPKIDGIASAKVRTTIGNDMAAINDLAERVAEARTLRTGLETARKTHALHQFAARFLPAYARAKEARGWLDFDDLIDKTRALLSDTKVAQWVLFRLDGGIDHILVDEAQDTAPRQWDIVQRLAEDFAAGEGARTDVQRTIFVVGDKKQSIYSFQGADPSEFDRMRAHFKARLDEIDAPFQDAALIHSFRSAAPILSLVDRVAAKLGAPGLGDHIEHKAFFDAKPGRVDLWPAIEQVKGGDKPAWNDPQDLVSEDHHSSVLAQTVAAQIGAMVAAPPMIDVEGKRRALTAGDILILVRSRSPLFHKIIAELKRADLPVAGVDRSQLTSPLAVKDLMALCRFLATPEDDLSLACVLRSPLCGLSEAQLYDLAHGRPGFLWSAMRDRISDFEDAHAILKDLRDSADFLKPYDLLERALIRHDGRRRLIARLGPEAEDAVDAMLAQALAYEATEVPSLTGFAGWLDSGDVQVKRDLSQAEGQIRVMTVHGAKGLEAPVVILPDCAQKQGRGSSVSLLQPDGAPLIWAPGKGDEVDAVTDAADLKKQREAEEANRLLYVALTRAETWLIVAASGQLGKGDDASWYKIVADAVAGMEAAALTVEGLEGTGLRLQTGDWAEGERPAHATKTRATLPDWATAPAPAPEKDKPARRPSDLGGAKALPGMGDESATAMQRGTITHLLLEHLPRLPQAAWPAAAPGIAALESDLSPEALAPMLEEATRVLTAPHLTHVFTQDTLAEVEIAGHSPTLNADMIGIIDRLIVTPTRVTAVDFKTNATVPTAPEDTPDGLLRQMGAYAELLQPIYPDRDITTAILWSRTATLMELPHDIVSQALRRATSA, from the coding sequence ATGGATGATGCAACCCGCGCCCAGACCCGCGCTGCCGATCCCGCGACGTCGACCTGGCTGGGGGCCAATGCGGGCTCCGGCAAAACCCGCGTGTTAACGGACCGCGTGGCGCGGCTGCTGCTGGACGGTGTGCCGCCCGAGCGGATCCTGTGTCTGACCTACACCAAGGCCGCCGCGATGGAGATGCAGAACCGCCTGTTCTCTCGCCTCGGCACCTGGGCGATGAAGGATGATGCCGCGCTGCGTGACACGCTTGGCGCGATTGGCGTGGGCGGTTTGACGCCTGAATTGCTCGACACCGCGCGCACGCTCTTTGCCCGGGCGATTGAGGCGCCGGGCGGGCTGAAGATCCAGACGATCCATTCCTTCTGCGCCTCCGTCCTGCGGCGCTTTCCGCTGGAGGCACGCGTCAGCCCGGCCTTCACGGAGATTGATGAGCGCGTGCAGGCACGGCTTTTGGCCGATCTGCTCGACGATATGGCCGACACGGAGGCGGGCCGCGCTGCGCTCGACTTCATCGCGCCGTACCTGTCAGGCGATGACAGCGCGGTGGCTCTGGCGCGGTCCGTCGCGGGCAAGGCCGAGGCGCTGATGCCCGCCGCCGATTGGGACACGATCTGCGACTTCGCAGGCATTTCCCCGACACTGGCCGAGGATGACGTCTTCGCCACCGCCCTGACCGGAGACGAGGCGGACCTGTTTCAGATCCTGCGCACCCATCTTGATCCGACCGTGAAGACGCAGGTCAAACTCGGACAGGATCTGGCCGGTTTGGATCTGGACACCCCGACGCCTGCGACCTTGAAAGAGCTGGAGCGGATCTTCCTGTTTGGCCCTACCGCGAAGACGCCCTTCACGCCCAAGATCGACGGTATCGCCAGCGCCAAAGTGCGCACGACCATCGGCAACGATATGGCTGCGATCAACGATCTGGCGGAGCGGGTGGCCGAGGCCCGCACCCTGCGCACCGGCCTTGAAACCGCCCGCAAAACCCACGCCCTGCACCAGTTTGCCGCCCGCTTCCTTCCCGCCTATGCGCGCGCGAAAGAGGCGCGGGGGTGGCTCGACTTCGATGATCTGATCGACAAGACGCGGGCGCTTTTGTCCGACACGAAGGTCGCGCAATGGGTTCTGTTCCGGCTTGACGGCGGGATCGATCACATTCTTGTAGATGAAGCGCAGGACACCGCCCCGCGCCAATGGGACATCGTCCAGCGTCTGGCTGAGGACTTCGCAGCGGGGGAAGGCGCGCGCACGGATGTGCAACGCACGATCTTTGTGGTCGGGGACAAGAAGCAGTCGATCTATTCGTTCCAGGGCGCGGATCCGTCAGAATTCGACCGGATGCGGGCGCATTTCAAGGCGCGATTGGACGAGATCGACGCGCCGTTCCAGGACGCCGCGCTGATCCACTCCTTCCGGTCCGCCGCGCCGATCCTGTCGCTGGTGGATCGTGTGGCGGCAAAGCTCGGTGCACCCGGCCTTGGTGATCACATTGAACATAAAGCGTTTTTTGATGCAAAGCCGGGGCGTGTGGATCTGTGGCCCGCCATCGAACAGGTGAAGGGCGGGGACAAGCCCGCCTGGAACGACCCGCAGGATCTGGTGAGCGAGGACCACCATTCCTCCGTGCTTGCGCAGACCGTCGCCGCTCAGATCGGTGCGATGGTGGCCGCGCCGCCGATGATCGATGTGGAGGGGAAGAGGCGGGCGCTGACGGCGGGCGATATCCTGATCCTTGTCCGCTCCCGCTCGCCATTGTTCCACAAGATCATCGCCGAATTGAAGCGGGCGGATCTGCCTGTGGCCGGGGTGGACCGGTCGCAACTGACCTCTCCCCTTGCGGTCAAGGACCTGATGGCGCTGTGCCGGTTTCTTGCGACGCCCGAAGATGACCTGTCGCTGGCCTGCGTCTTGCGCTCCCCCCTCTGTGGTCTGTCTGAAGCGCAGCTTTATGACTTGGCCCATGGCCGTCCGGGTTTCCTCTGGTCCGCAATGCGCGACCGGATCAGCGATTTTGAAGACGCCCACGCAATTCTGAAAGACCTGCGCGACAGTGCCGATTTCCTGAAACCCTACGATCTGCTGGAACGGGCCCTGATCCGCCATGACGGACGGCGTCGCCTGATCGCCCGGCTGGGGCCGGAAGCCGAGGATGCGGTGGACGCGATGCTGGCCCAGGCGCTGGCATATGAGGCGACGGAAGTGCCATCGCTGACGGGGTTTGCGGGCTGGCTGGACAGCGGTGACGTGCAGGTCAAACGTGATCTCAGCCAGGCGGAAGGGCAGATCCGCGTCATGACCGTGCACGGGGCCAAGGGGTTGGAGGCGCCCGTCGTGATCCTACCCGATTGCGCACAAAAGCAGGGGCGCGGGTCGTCTGTCAGCTTGCTGCAACCGGACGGTGCGCCGCTGATCTGGGCCCCCGGCAAAGGCGATGAAGTGGACGCCGTCACCGACGCTGCAGACCTCAAGAAACAGCGGGAGGCAGAGGAAGCGAACCGCCTTCTCTACGTCGCGCTGACCCGGGCGGAGACCTGGTTGATCGTGGCGGCGTCCGGCCAGCTTGGCAAAGGCGACGACGCCAGCTGGTACAAGATTGTCGCCGACGCGGTGGCGGGGATGGAGGCCGCAGCCCTGACCGTGGAGGGGCTGGAGGGCACCGGGCTGCGGCTGCAAACCGGCGATTGGGCGGAAGGCGAACGGCCCGCACATGCCACCAAGACCCGCGCGACCCTGCCCGATTGGGCCACCGCGCCTGCGCCTGCGCCGGAGAAGGACAAGCCCGCGCGCAGGCCCTCGGATCTGGGCGGGGCCAAGGCGCTTCCGGGTATGGGCGACGAGAGTGCGACAGCCATGCAGCGCGGCACCATCACGCACCTTTTGCTGGAACATCTGCCGCGGCTGCCCCAAGCCGCCTGGCCAGCCGCCGCGCCCGGGATTGCAGCGTTGGAAAGTGACCTGTCGCCAGAGGCCCTCGCCCCGATGCTGGAGGAGGCCACGCGGGTTCTGACCGCACCGCATCTGACGCATGTCTTCACGCAGGACACGTTGGCAGAGGTGGAGATTGCCGGCCATTCCCCCACCCTCAACGCCGATATGATCGGCATCATCGACCGCCTGATCGTAACACCCACGCGCGTCACCGCCGTGGATTTCAAGACCAACGCCACTGTGCCCACTGCGCCGGAAGACACCCCCGATGGCCTCCTGCGCCAGATGGGGGCCTATGCGGAGTTGCTGCAACCGATCTATCCCGACCGCGACATCACCACCGCGATCCTGTGGTCCCGCACCGCCACTTTGATGGAGCTGCCACACGATATCGTGTCTCAGGCGCTGAGACGCGCAACCAGTGCTTGA
- the trxA gene encoding thioredoxin, whose protein sequence is MATTAVTDATFDTEVKQSDIPVVVDFWAEWCGPCKQIGPALEELSEEYEGRVKIVKLNVDENANAPMQLGVRGIPALFMFKDGEVVSNKVGAAPKAALQKWIDEAV, encoded by the coding sequence ATGGCTACCACCGCCGTCACCGACGCCACGTTTGATACCGAAGTGAAGCAATCCGACATCCCCGTTGTCGTCGATTTCTGGGCCGAATGGTGCGGGCCCTGCAAGCAGATCGGCCCGGCTCTGGAAGAGCTGTCCGAGGAGTATGAGGGCCGCGTGAAAATCGTGAAACTCAACGTCGACGAAAACGCCAATGCACCGATGCAACTGGGCGTGCGCGGCATTCCGGCGCTGTTCATGTTCAAGGACGGCGAAGTCGTGTCCAACAAGGTTGGCGCGGCCCCGAAAGCGGCATTGCAAAAGTGGATTGACGAGGCCGTTTGA
- a CDS encoding ActR/PrrA/RegA family redox response regulator transcription factor, translating to MATPDRSLRDIGPDKSLLLIDDDEPFLRRLERAMEKRGFDVEAAGSVAAGTAIATARPPAYAVIDLRLEDGNGLDVVETLREKRPDARIVVLTGYGAIATAVAAVKMGATDYLSKPADANDITSALLAEEEEMPPPPENPMSADRVRWEHIQRVYELCDRNVSETARRLNMHRRTLQRILAKRSPR from the coding sequence ATGGCCACGCCAGACCGCAGCCTGAGAGACATCGGACCCGATAAGTCTCTGCTGCTGATCGACGATGACGAGCCGTTTCTGCGCAGGCTGGAACGGGCGATGGAAAAGCGCGGCTTTGATGTGGAGGCGGCGGGATCTGTAGCCGCCGGCACCGCCATCGCCACCGCGCGTCCGCCCGCCTATGCGGTCATTGATTTGCGGCTGGAGGACGGCAACGGCCTCGACGTGGTGGAGACGCTGCGCGAAAAGCGCCCCGATGCGCGGATCGTTGTGCTGACAGGCTACGGCGCGATTGCGACGGCTGTCGCTGCGGTGAAGATGGGGGCGACGGATTACCTGTCCAAGCCCGCCGACGCCAACGACATCACCTCCGCGCTATTGGCCGAAGAGGAAGAGATGCCGCCCCCGCCGGAAAACCCGATGTCCGCAGACCGTGTGCGGTGGGAGCATATTCAGCGGGTCTATGAGCTGTGCGACCGCAACGTCTCCGAGACGGCGCGGCGGCTGAACATGCACCGGCGGACGTTGCAACGTATCCTCGCCAAGCGCTCACCACGGTGA
- a CDS encoding LysR family transcriptional regulator, translated as MDWRDIPSLSALRAFEAAARLGSLSEAARALNVTHAAIAAHVRALETEFGQPLLRRSGRGMVPTQAGAELARDLGTGFAEIAAGVRALKRGREDRPVTLTTTPSFAENWLMPCLAAFWSAHPDVPLSVQTDQNMVDLRREGVDLAIRHGTGPWPGLEGIVLTQAKMVVVGQPGRFGPSPDDLTSREAWDRVLTLPWLLDQSHTEFNKRLLRLGIDPEKLTSTALGSNALLLPACRAGGGVSAQPHALVETDIADGRLEVLAEEVNTDYAYHLLHLPGPLSRRAQTFVTWLRRESRCIAGSS; from the coding sequence ATGGATTGGCGTGATATTCCCTCCCTCTCGGCGCTGCGGGCATTTGAGGCCGCGGCCCGTCTGGGGTCTTTGTCGGAGGCGGCCCGGGCGCTCAACGTGACCCATGCCGCCATCGCCGCCCATGTGCGCGCGTTGGAGACGGAGTTCGGCCAGCCGCTCCTGCGCCGCTCCGGGCGCGGCATGGTTCCGACACAGGCCGGCGCCGAGTTGGCGCGTGATCTGGGGACAGGCTTCGCCGAGATCGCCGCCGGGGTCCGTGCCCTCAAACGCGGACGCGAAGATCGCCCCGTGACGCTGACCACCACCCCCAGCTTCGCGGAGAACTGGCTGATGCCCTGCCTCGCCGCCTTCTGGTCCGCGCATCCCGACGTTCCCCTGTCGGTGCAGACAGATCAGAACATGGTCGATCTGCGCCGCGAGGGGGTGGACCTGGCCATTCGCCACGGCACGGGTCCATGGCCCGGACTTGAAGGGATCGTGTTGACCCAGGCCAAGATGGTCGTTGTGGGCCAACCGGGTCGGTTTGGACCCAGCCCCGATGACCTGACCAGCCGGGAGGCCTGGGACCGTGTCCTGACCCTTCCGTGGCTGCTCGACCAATCCCATACGGAGTTCAACAAACGCCTGTTGCGGCTCGGCATTGATCCCGAAAAGCTGACCTCGACGGCGCTGGGGTCCAATGCGCTGCTGTTGCCTGCCTGCCGTGCGGGTGGCGGTGTCTCGGCACAACCCCACGCCCTGGTGGAGACCGACATCGCCGACGGTCGCCTTGAAGTGCTGGCGGAGGAGGTGAACACCGATTACGCCTATCACCTGCTGCACCTGCCGGGACCGCTGTCACGACGGGCGCAGACCTTCGTCACCTGGCTGCGCCGCGAGTCGCGCTGCATCGCCGGATCCAGTTAG
- a CDS encoding GNAT family N-acetyltransferase, whose amino-acid sequence MIIRPAHDLDAGEVAALLREIVAIGGTTAITGHVSREDILGWMSRPKGAWHVAETEEGEILGFQYIAPGASYLPPEAAEIATFAMPGKQGLGIGSRLFEATRLVAKELGYLWINANIRADNDSGLAYYQSRGFEDYGTIEGYQMADGTTVDKILKRLDL is encoded by the coding sequence ATGATCATCCGCCCCGCCCATGACCTCGACGCCGGTGAAGTCGCGGCACTCTTGCGGGAGATCGTCGCCATCGGCGGCACCACCGCGATCACCGGGCATGTCAGCCGCGAAGACATCCTTGGATGGATGAGCCGCCCGAAGGGCGCCTGGCATGTGGCCGAAACGGAGGAAGGGGAGATCCTAGGCTTCCAGTATATCGCCCCGGGGGCAAGCTACCTGCCGCCGGAGGCCGCCGAGATCGCGACCTTCGCCATGCCCGGCAAACAGGGCCTCGGCATCGGCTCCAGGCTGTTTGAGGCCACGCGCCTGGTCGCCAAGGAGCTCGGCTATCTCTGGATCAACGCCAATATCCGCGCCGACAACGACAGCGGTCTGGCGTATTATCAGTCACGCGGGTTTGAGGATTACGGGACGATCGAGGGCTATCAGATGGCCGACGGAACCACCGTCGACAAGATCCTCAAACGCCTCGATCTCTAG
- a CDS encoding HD domain-containing protein has protein sequence MPKSQPRAWQRMLSGRRLDLLDPTPMDIEIEDIAHGLAFVARWNGQTHGDYAYSVAEHSILVTDIHARLAPGGPAKWQLAALLHDAPEYVIGDMISPVKAAVGPGYGALDDRLSAAIHLRFGLPATLPKSVKTRIKRADKISAWLEATQLAGFEAREADKFFGHPDPAVIDGLTLHLRPPSEVRNDFTTRHSQLLRSL, from the coding sequence ATGCCCAAATCCCAACCCCGTGCCTGGCAACGGATGCTCTCGGGCCGCAGGCTGGACCTGCTGGACCCCACGCCGATGGATATCGAGATCGAGGATATCGCCCATGGCCTGGCCTTCGTGGCGCGGTGGAACGGGCAAACCCATGGCGACTATGCCTATTCCGTGGCCGAACACTCCATTCTGGTCACCGACATTCACGCCCGTCTTGCACCGGGCGGTCCTGCGAAATGGCAATTGGCGGCGCTGCTCCATGACGCTCCGGAATACGTGATCGGCGACATGATCTCTCCGGTGAAGGCCGCCGTGGGGCCGGGGTACGGCGCGCTGGATGATCGGTTGAGCGCGGCCATTCACCTGCGCTTCGGCCTGCCTGCCACCCTGCCGAAATCCGTGAAAACACGCATCAAACGCGCCGACAAGATTTCGGCCTGGCTGGAGGCGACGCAACTGGCGGGGTTTGAGGCGAGGGAGGCGGACAAGTTCTTCGGCCACCCTGATCCGGCGGTGATTGACGGCCTGACACTCCATCTGCGCCCGCCCTCCGAGGTCCGCAATGATTTCACCACCCGCCATTCCCAACTGTTGAGGTCGCTATGA
- the ahcY gene encoding adenosylhomocysteinase — MDDYIVKDIALAEFGRKELDIAETEMPGLMALREEYGAEKPLKGARIVGSLHMTIQTAVLIETLVDLGADVRWASCNIFSTQDHAAAAIAKAGVPVFAIKGQSLEEHWDYLDKSFMFEDGPNLILDDGGDATLYILLGARAEAGEDVIAVPTSEEELAIKAQIKKRLEASPGWFTKMKEQIVGVSEETTTGVHRLYDLQKNGQLPFPAINVNDSVTKSKFDNKYGCKESLVDGIRRATDTMMAGKVAVVMGYGDVGKGSAASLAGAGARVKVTEADPICALQAAMDGFEVVLLEDVVADADVFITTTGNKDVIRIEHMREMKDMAIVGNIGHFDNEIQVAALKNHKWTNIKEQVDMIEMPSGSRLILLSEGRLLNLGNATGHPSFVMSASFTNQVLAQMELWLRGDEYKNEVYILPKKLDEKVARLHLAKIGVKLTQLDKEQADYIGVPQDGPFKPEHYRY; from the coding sequence ATGGACGATTATATCGTAAAAGATATCGCGCTGGCCGAGTTTGGCCGCAAGGAACTGGACATTGCCGAAACGGAGATGCCCGGCTTGATGGCGCTGCGCGAGGAATATGGCGCGGAGAAGCCGCTCAAAGGCGCGCGGATTGTGGGCTCGCTCCACATGACGATCCAGACGGCGGTTCTGATTGAAACGCTGGTCGATCTGGGCGCGGATGTCCGGTGGGCGTCGTGCAACATCTTCTCCACCCAGGATCACGCGGCGGCGGCCATTGCCAAGGCGGGCGTGCCGGTCTTTGCGATCAAGGGCCAGTCGCTGGAGGAGCATTGGGATTATCTGGATAAGTCTTTCATGTTTGAAGACGGCCCGAACCTGATCCTGGACGATGGCGGGGACGCGACGCTGTATATCCTGTTGGGCGCGCGCGCCGAGGCGGGGGAAGATGTGATCGCCGTGCCCACATCCGAGGAAGAATTGGCGATCAAGGCGCAGATCAAGAAGCGGCTTGAGGCGTCCCCCGGTTGGTTCACCAAGATGAAAGAGCAGATCGTTGGCGTGTCGGAGGAGACGACGACCGGCGTGCACCGCCTCTATGACCTGCAAAAGAATGGCCAACTGCCGTTCCCTGCGATCAACGTGAATGACTCCGTGACCAAGTCGAAGTTCGACAACAAATACGGCTGCAAGGAATCGCTGGTCGACGGCATCCGCCGCGCCACGGACACGATGATGGCCGGTAAGGTCGCCGTCGTGATGGGCTACGGCGATGTGGGCAAAGGCTCCGCCGCGTCTTTGGCCGGTGCCGGCGCGCGGGTGAAGGTGACGGAAGCGGATCCGATCTGCGCGTTGCAGGCGGCCATGGACGGGTTCGAGGTTGTGCTGCTGGAGGATGTGGTTGCCGACGCGGACGTCTTCATCACCACCACCGGAAACAAGGACGTGATCCGCATCGAGCATATGCGCGAGATGAAGGACATGGCGATTGTCGGCAACATCGGCCATTTCGACAATGAGATCCAGGTTGCCGCCCTGAAAAACCACAAGTGGACCAATATCAAGGAACAGGTGGACATGATCGAGATGCCGTCTGGCAGCCGTTTGATCCTGTTGTCCGAGGGCCGTCTGCTGAACCTGGGCAACGCCACCGGGCACCCGTCCTTCGTGATGTCCGCGTCCTTCACCAACCAGGTGCTGGCGCAGATGGAGCTGTGGCTGCGGGGTGATGAGTACAAGAATGAGGTCTACATCCTGCCCAAGAAGCTCGACGAAAAGGTCGCGCGTCTGCATCTGGCAAAAATCGGCGTGAAGCTGACCCAGCTGGATAAGGAACAGGCCGATTACATCGGTGTGCCACAGGATGGCCCGTTCAAGCCAGAGCATTACCGCTACTGA